From the genome of bacterium:
ACTGCTCGACGATCCCGACGCGCCCGCCGAGCGCCTCGGGAAGATCATCGAGACCGATCCTTCGCTGGCCGCGGCGGTGCTGCGGCTCGTCAACTCCGCCTTCTTCGCCCTGCCGCAGCCGGTGGCGTCGATTCCCCGCGCCGTCGTGATGATCGGCTTCGCGCGGCTGCGCACCCTGATCCTCGCCACGTTGACCGCCGGCCTGCGCGACCTCGTGCCGCCGAGCGCCGCCGACGCGCGCGACCGGGTCTGGGA
Proteins encoded in this window:
- a CDS encoding HDOD domain-containing protein, with the protein product MSAVALDLLDVVRKVGALPPMPRAAARALELLDDPDAPAERLGKIIETDPSLAAAVLRLVNSAFFALPQPVASIPRAVVMIGFARLRTLILATLTAGLRDLVPPSAADARDRVWEHSISSALAARSLAVEFGFGWGEEAFAAGLLHDCGR